The nucleotide window ggaaatgagatttttaaagacTTGTGTTTAAACAGCCTCTTTGGTTCAAGCATTTGTTGTATACAAATAGCACTTTTGTCCTTGGTTAGACTGGGAttgaaaaagaggggaaaaaataaagacacattctGCCTCAGAGACGCTTATTTTAGAGTACACAGGTTTCCACAGTGGAGTATAATCTGTATATTGTGATGTGTGCTTCCAGTTCTCATTGGTAGGGGTGTACAAGAgactagaccagtgtttttcagccttttttatctcatggcacacttgaacctatagttaaacttctgccacatacttaaattatattgctcaaaaaaaaaaaaaagcaaaagactttgcctaacaattgcaatcaatgtaacctggcttattgtaccctcaatgaatccccaacaataaaaaaaaaaaaaaaaaaagagtaggccAGGTTGGGGGACTCAGCATGTaattctaggactctgggaggcctaggtggtagattgcttgagaccagcctgctgagcaagagccagaccctgtctttaaaaataggcaggcacggggcagcgcctgtggctcaatggagtagggcaccggccccatatgctggaggtggcaggttcaagcccagccccggccaaaaactacaaaaaaaaaaaaataggcaggcattgtggcaaatgcctacaagcgaatcgcttgagcccaagagtttgagtttgctgtaagctatgacaccaaggatgacaaagtgagactgtctcaaaaaaaaaagactaaaaaaaagaatatccttactgtgctttgaacttctttcgaaaataatttaattaataatcttaaaaatggggcggcgcctgtggctcaaggagtagggtgctggtcccatatgccggaggtggcgggttcaaacccagccccagccaaaaatcacaaaaaaaaaaaattaaattaaattaaaaaaaagaaatgtaaaaaaaaaataataataatcttaaaaatgtttgtggcacacctaagaccctgtcatagcacaccagttgaaaatcactgtactAGAGCAAGATGAAAAGATGGTGGGGGAGAGTTTGGGGACAGTTTGAGAGCCGCCAGTCTCAAGATTGGAAGTGGGAACAGTAGCACTATGACTTAAGTCATGCTTGTGCCACCTATGTGTTGCTGTTAAAAATCTTTTGTTGGGATGGGAGGTGGCATGGGGGCTGCCTTTCCCTGATTAGCCCTACCGGGATATAGAACAGGAGAGCTGGCTCTAGATACTTCACAATTTGCTCAGTTCCTCTTCACCTATTGAATACTAGATGTGGGCAGTTTTTAGCTCAGAGTATTAGTTCagactgcaggggtcctcaaactttttaaacagggggccagttcactgtccctcagacctttggagggccggactatagttaaaaaaaaactatgaacaaattcctatgcacactgcacatatcttattttgaagtaaaaaaacaaaaaagtaacaaatacaatcacaccgcctcatgtggcctgcaggccatagtttgaggacccctggttcaGAGATTAGTGGAGGATGTCTAGTCTTATTCCTCAGCACTTTCTCTATTAGAGGACTCCTTAGCTACACCTACTTTGTGAGTCCCAAGTTAATTTTGAATCTGCTTAGAAACAACACGGGCAAGTCAGCTTAATCCCGTATCTGATTCTTCCTAGTACTTTCCTACATctcacctttattttttaaatatatgcagtATATTTGGAAGCATATTATTAGTAGTAGCTATGTAGCCAAGTTAAGTATTTCAGAGGAAAGGAAACTGAAACTTAGGTAGCAGTATTCTTCTTTAACACAACTATACTTCTGCCATGTTGGCCATGTGAATTGGCCCTTTATTGAGTTAAGTTTAATTTGGAGCTTTTATTTGAGCTACAAAGATCTTGACCCCTGTCTGCCCTTTTAGCCCCTTGATTCTTGGAAAAATCAACATCCTAATGACTTAGGTAAGATTTGAGGTACTGCCTGTTATTTTTTGAGCCAAAATATTTCATGACTCATAAGTGGGCCTCTTAGACTTCTTCCCTCAAAAGAACATGACtaaataactaaagaaaacaCCAAAGTACAGTGGAGATGATCTAGTTCCCAGTTGAAAGGGTCATTCCCAGTTCAGAGATGTAGGTAGGTCCTCTGTTTAACTCATTCCTCTGTTAACAATTAAACTGGTAGTTCCTCTTAAATTCCATACTCTACTTAATCAGAAGTGAGTGGGCTTCTGGAATCAGCCTAATATTAAAAGCCAAGACTTGATATTCTGACGCTCATCATTGTTTTACCCTTATCTTTAAGAGTATCTGTTTAATTCTCTGAGAATCCAGTAATGAAGAGAGATCCCAAGAAGACAAAACACTGGGCAAAGGATTTACTGGAGTTTGCAGAAAGGGTATAAAATCCAAACAGAAGATACTTTATCACTGAAAATTATAAAGGATATGGGAGTTGAACCCCTACAATAGAGAAGGGTAATGAGGGGAGAGAGGTGATGCTAAATCAAGGGACCTACAAAAGCTTTCTTGGTTGAGTTGCAAAGTCCTCAAATGGTTTTCAGTCAGGAATTTCCTTGTAGCCTTCTTCTATTTGTCACTAAGCCTACATATTTAAAGGACTTCCAACTCAAGCTGACCCATTGAGTCATCTCCTTCTGGGTAATGTGAGTTTGGACGAGTCACAGTAATCTTTCTGCAATTCTATTTTCTAATCCCTAAAACAAAGATGATACAACCCATTGTTGTGAGATATTTTCTTCAGATGCCTTGGCTTTCCCTAGTCCTTTCTGCCCCCAGATGCAATTTCCATAGggcataaaaacaaataactcaGGAGCTAAAACCTCCTGGAGCCAAGAACTCCAAACTTCTGTCTGTTCCAAGATCTGCAAACTTTCTAACAAATAATAGTGAGACAAAAGAGTACCAGGGAAGTTGAGGCAGCCAGAGTTAAAGGAGCATGCTGCCCTGAGCAGCCCACAAAGCGGGAGGCAGGAGTGCATGTGCTTGGAACCACATCCAGGCACTCCATAGAGAGTCAGAAATTGGACCAGGTCTTTGTAGAAGTCCTGTGACATATGGTAGATTAAGTTTTAACTTAATATTTAGGCACTTAGTGCCAGAAGTTAGGACATGAAGGAACAGAAATTAGGACACAAAGGAACAAAAGGAACATAAGTTCCACTTCCTTACACACAAAGAAGATAGATAAGGTTAGACAACATATGTAATCCCcttaacatttaattttcttgGGCAATCTGCTTGGGCACCCTTCTGTGCATGCTGTGCTGGAGGCTTTGCTGCattccccttttcttttccttccttcttttttgtttttaagacagtctcacgcCGTCACtctaggttgagtgctgtaggtcataattcacagcaaactcttgggctcaagcgatcctcttgctcagcctcctgagaagctggagcTCTcggcaccaccacacccagctagttttttctattttttgtagagatggggtctcactcttgttcaggctagacttgaactcctgagctcaagcaatccacctgcttcaaccttccagagtgctaggattacaggtgtaagccaccattcctggcctacCCCTCTCTTTCAATAAACAAATTTCTCTACTTGCCTTTGAACTTGCTCTTAATAAACTTTTGTTTCCCTTGCCATTTCCCTTGGTCCATGACTTCATTCCTTGACTTCATGAGACAAGAACCTGGTTCAACAATTGTAAGAATACCAGACTTCCTATATCAATATTTGCACTCATAGAGCTTTGGGTGGAAAGATGATGGAACTCATTCTAATCTTCCTTCTTGGAATTTCAGGCCCCAGATTTGCCTTCCAGATATTTTTGCACATTGCGTTTTTCCAGTAGTGGACATTTCTTACCAAATTTACATACTTATTTCTGTACTAGAACATGAAGGAAGAAACAGGAATATTTTAATCCAAAGCAAagttgggctcggtgcctgtagctcaagcagctagggcgccagccacacacactgggggtggtgggttcaaatttagcccaggcccaccaaacaacaatgacaactacaaccaaaaaatagtggggcggggcggcacctgtggctcaacggagtagggtgccagccccatatgctggagggggcgggttcaaacccagccccagccaaaaactgcaaaacaaacaaaaaaaatagccgggcattgtggcgtgcgcttgtagtcccagctacttaggaggttgaggcaagagaattgcttaagcccaagagtttgaggttgctgtgagctgtgatgccatggcactcgacccagggtgacatagtaagactctgtctcaaaaaaaaggaaaaaataaataaattttgaagcaaatatttttgaagtttaaatttaaactggggggtggcgcctgtggctcaaggagtagggcactggtcccatatgccggaggtggtgggttcaaacccagccccggccaaaaaccacacacacacaaaaaaaatttaaactgtgGGCTTAGCGCTTGTGcccagtgattagggtgctggccacatacactgaatcTAGTGGGTTCAAgctgtcccaggcctgctaaacaacaactaaaacaaaagatAGCCAATGTTATgagggacacctgtagtcccagctactctggaggctgaggcaagagaatcgcttaagcccaagagtttaaggttgctgtgagctgtgacatcacagcactctaccaagggccacaaagtgagactctgtctcaaaaaaataaaccatgacCTCTTGTCAATAAGAATGCAAGGCAAGAATCTAGGAACATTTGGAGTTTCTTTGGTTGTAGTGTAATCTCTTAAATATGATGTTTTGTGGATATGATCTCTGGGTATTATTTAGTTAGACAAATATTAACTTTCTCTTGGTCAAGAAAGAGATTTGCAGGCTATGATTTCAGCAGTAAGATGAATCAAGATTCTGACTTTTGAGTAGACCTTGTCTTAAAGATTCTATCCCTAGTAaaggggtcagaggagatcaaactcacCCTAATTGGGAGAGTACAGCATCTTTCCATAGGTGGTGGGCAGCTTgggtttatttttcattctaatccaattcatttttctttttttgtaggttCTGTAGTTGGAGTTATAAAGGAAGTGAACGTGAGCCCatgccccaccctgccctgccagCTAAACAAAGGACAGTCTTACAGTGTCAATGTCACCTTCACCAGCAGTGAGTAAAAGTAGCTCTTACCCTCAGATTCATGCTGAAGCATAATACACATCTCAGGTATAGGAATGAGCGTGGGAATGTGTTGGAATTCTGTGACCTCCCCTCCTACTTGTGAATATTAGGATTCACTATGCCCTCAGCCACGCTTCTCATACTGACTTCTCATGCCTGTTTCCCAGAGTCCAGTCCATGGCTCCCCTTTAAGCAAACAGGGAGATTTCTGTGCCACATGTTAAAGAAAACAGTTTGGCTTTTCTCTATCCTGTCGTAGGCTACATTGCACAGCACACCTTTATAGGAATGTCAGCTCTGTTTAGCTCCAGACTGCTGGGCATCAGCATAGACGCCAATTCTATAAACATTGGAACTCctccaaaatgttattttaagctgTATGCCTTCCAGCTATTACGTTTACACCCTGCCTGAAAATAAAGGTGCAGTTAATACTTAACCATCTCTGTTAGGTTTAAGGAGCCCACTGGGGACCCAAGAAACAGTCAAGAAATCTGAACTTTCTTCTCCtgtaatattcaataaatattattggaACTTGGTATTTTCTTATACCACATTTTCAAGCACCTTCAGATTCCCAAGAATCTAGACAAATGGGAAATCTTTATTTCTGGGCAGGGGATCTGCCTTGAATCCTTTCCTCATTTTCTGTCCTATGGAACTAGATGAGACAGTCAAATAAGAAACCTCAAAGTTCCTGTCATCTCTTGTTCAAAAGCCTAAAGACAGCTCTAACTGTTCACTCCTATTTTCTCTCCTGGACTATACCCTACTTGGCCGCTCTTAttgcccaccccccaaaaaatcgTCTTCTAAACAAAAGTCATTCTCAGCCCAGACAGAAAGAAACATATAGACCCAATTCTCTGAATCTCCAAAATACTGTAATAGCTTATAGTTCTGGTGGCCCTAATTTTATACTACTTTTAGTCTTCCTGCCCATCTTCTGATATGGAAGGTAGAAGTTATCAAGAAATGGCACCTCTGTCTAATCTTACCAAGTTTCTATAGGGTACCTTTTTACAGACCATGGCATTTAAGACACACAGTGTACTTTGACAGAAGCTGATATACATAGTAAATAGAAAGTTTACTGCCAAAAGTCATTTGCATTGTTGGATAAGGTTAATTATCCATGTAGCTTTGATTCCCCTGAGAAATTATGAAGAGCAAggtgaagagcaaaaaaaaacaactcccgTTGATGCTTCTTTTTGCATGATTCAGTAATTTTTCAAGTTTGGAGTGAATATTTGCATTGTGCTAGGCCATGAGCACAGCTACAAAGATAAATAGACTAAAAATTGAGAAGTACATGCATTATGATTTGCTATCATAGCAATGCTGTTGCTTGAGATTATATCCGAAATTCTGATTTAGCGTTTgaaaataggcttttttttttttttctaccatttgattctgttttttctcCTAGATACTCCATCTAAAAGTAGCAAAGCCTTTGTGCATGGCATCATACTGGGTGCCTCAGTTCCCTTTCCCATTCCTGAGCCTGATGGTTGTAAGAGTGGAATCACCTGCCCCATCCAAAAAGACAAGACCTATAGCTACCTGAATAAACTTCCAGTGAAGAGTGAATACCCCTGTGTAAGTGACACTGTTGTTGAAGACACTGGAGACCTTGGAACTGGATTAGAAATCTGAGGGCAGCAGGAGATGGGGGATGGGGGTTGGCAGTCAGGAATTCTGTCTCCATTCCTTTGTTCTTTCACTATGACCTGATGGTTAGCCTGGGCCTAAAGATGCCATTTTTACATATAAGATTTTGCTTGATTTTCGTGACCACCCTATGTAGACGtgatattatttctatttaacaGGTAGAAAAATTTGAGACTCTGATGTTATATAATAAGGACAAAGACCACTCCACTAAGAAATATTACAGCCTAAGTTTAGAGCTGGGTCTTATAACTCCAAAGGCTGTGcaaggtgcggtggctcacgcctataatcctagcactctgggaggccgaggcaggtagattgcttgagctcaggagtttgagaccagcatgagcaagagtgagacccctggctctactgaaagtagaaaaactagcagagcattgtggtgggcgcctatagtcccagctactcagaggctgaggtaagaggatcacttgagcccaggagtttgaggttgctgtgagctatgatcccactggcactccacccaaggcaacagagactctctctcaaaaaaaaaaaaattggggggccGAATACCAAATAGTTTGAGATCCAGGTGTTTTAGCATTGTTATCAGAAAATCCTGGTTTTTCCATTAATCTAACAAGAGAGCAGTAGTTTGTTGGTTCCATGGCAGAGAAGTAGCTCTTTTGACTCTCCTTTCTCTGATCACAGCCCCCAGCTTTACCTCCCTATTTTTTTGCCAAGCACTTATGAGGTAAATCCTGCTGAAATGGGCCTGTGTTAAAGATATGAATTTTGATAAGAATGGATAGATATATCTTGGTTCACGCTTTCAAGTTTAAGATCATAGACTATGCCCACATCCTTCATGGTAGtatgatttaagaagaaaaatatgaaaaaaaagaagaagaaaaatatgaggAATTAGGCAGTTTGTTACAATTTCCATCTCTGATACATAGTTAGACCAATAATGGATTGCGGTCAGgtcctattttcatttttcccaattctttttctctttttccagatAAAACTGACAGTGCAGTGGGAACTTCACGATGACAAAGACCAATCTCTCTTCTGTTGGAAAATCCCAATACAGATCAAAGATTAGAGCTATTTGGTGCCAATATGTCTGTCTGGGAGTAAGAGGGCATGGGTGGAAGGATGGAGGAAGTGAAGGAGAAATCATACCTGAAACTAAATCAGTGCTGTAAAATGAAAGGAATTTCAAgactgctgttttatgcctctcAGCTTCTAAAAGCATACAAGACCCTATTTCCTGAGAGCTCAGAACTGTTGTCTTTGTAGTATCCTTTGTGAAAAggttgaaagaaaaagagagagtgggGCTGTAGGTTTaattgtcttcattgttttttgctGTTGGAATAAGGGAGGCACAACCAGACAAGGAGGTTGAAGGAAGTTGCTTAGTGATATCAGGTAACTTCCCCTAGGGTTACGGCCCTCACAGAGGATGGGTTCCACTCCCATCTAGCTGGGACACTCATTACCTCTGCGGGTTATTCAATCTCTAAGTGCCTCATTGAATCTTGTGACCCTTGATAACATCTCCGGCTCTGTTGCTTCAACAACCGGGATGCTCTCCGTGGTGTCCAGTGAccatgtctcatgtctctttttctgtctttgtggTTTCCATCAAATTGCAGTGCTGGGTTAGCagatgtttgttttggttttggtttttggtgtttttttttttttaacaacattcACTTGCAGCCTCTTTATTTACCTGGAGATGTacctttgaataaataaaagctcATCAGTCTTGTCTTCTGCATTGGGCTCTGGTCGCCTGCTTCTTTCAAAGTACATCCTCCTGGAACTATGGAAGGCAGGCCCCTGGGTCTGGGTCTGTGGTCCCAGAGTGCACCGAAGACATGACTCTTTTTCAGaaactctttttcctccttttttcccaGGTAAACCTTAactattttatattaaatgaccttgttttgctttattttacacAATTATATACCACCAATCATGTGAAAGAAGCAGGAATAGCAAGCCTCACCTCGTTGAATAATAGCAACACCTGAAAAGTTGAGGGAACTGTATTTGAGGGGGCAGGTATGGGAGTAGGGTGTACAGGTTGGGATGGGGCACATTGATCTTTTGGGAGCCCTGTGCCATgttgaggaaaagaaatatgaaggTGTACATAGTGGCTAAATTAATTAAATCTTGGAGTTTCCTACTCTGAAAGTACAAGTATAATCATGGGCATACATTTTACTGTCTGTTCTGAATCAATATACTATCAATCAGCATTTAGGGAATACAACGTGGACCTTGGAAGGTCAGCTGTTGTTAGGTTGGGGCAAAAGGAAGGAACTCTTTTCTTAGTTGAATTTGTACAAAGTGCTTATGAGCAAATAATTCATTTGGTCCTGTTCTTTTCATCCCAGTCATTTTCACTAGATCCTTGGATTTCTTTGGCCTGTGAGTTTCCCAAGAAAACCACCAGGGGACAGCAATGGATTAGGAATAAAGTTATCAACAGCCGAGCTTTACTAGTGATGCCAGGAGCTGTTCAACCACTGTACTTCCCAGTGAAGATATTTTGTGTATCCTATCACACTGAGTCTAGATGGATAGCCCTCCCTGTATCAGAATTGTGTGAATACCAAAGGTGGTCTCTGGCTTCAGGCTGCCTGTGGTTGGATCCTGACTCTACCAATTAATAGGACTGCCAATGCAATCTTGAAATTACTTCATCTCCCTCTGTTAACATAGAAATAATAGTAGggctgtgaggatgaaatgagatgagGCACGTAAAACACTTAGAATGACCTCTGGCATATAATATACTCCGTAAATGTCAGCCATTACTCTAGAAGACATTGTTCTTTGTCTAGAAATAGCACTAAAATTGGAAGGTTCGATCTGAAGTGTGATGATGTCTCCCCAGAAAAACAAGGCTATCCTCTGCGCAGGAACTTTCTGAGGGCTCTAGAGAAGCTCTGTTCTCATGTGTCTGCTGCTTCCTATTCCTAGAAGATTCCTCATGTCACTTCTCTCCTTTAAAGCTAACAGGTACCTGCCCTGTATTTTCCTGTGCCCACACTACTGTGCAAAATGAGGACTGCCTGTAGCGAAGAACAGAACAGTATCTACTTCAGGGAAAATTGATTTTGCTACAACTGACTAGTTGAGTGTTAAACTA belongs to Nycticebus coucang isolate mNycCou1 chromosome 9, mNycCou1.pri, whole genome shotgun sequence and includes:
- the NPC2 gene encoding NPC intracellular cholesterol transporter 2; protein product: MRFLDAAFVLLALSTAAQAEPVQFKDCGSVVGVIKEVNVSPCPTLPCQLNKGQSYSVNVTFTSNTPSKSSKAFVHGIILGASVPFPIPEPDGCKSGITCPIQKDKTYSYLNKLPVKSEYPCIKLTVQWELHDDKDQSLFCWKIPIQIKD